From the Lolium rigidum isolate FL_2022 chromosome 2, APGP_CSIRO_Lrig_0.1, whole genome shotgun sequence genome, one window contains:
- the LOC124691066 gene encoding heavy metal-associated isoprenylated plant protein 3-like, with translation MTVVGRFDAKKLRDRVANKTRKKVDLVGNNNNTNKGGGGDQKEKGNDGDGKPEKKDDEGKELDKEGKDQDDKCGGNAGKGKGGGKDNKKPAVPVIVTVVLKIGSVGLHCDGCMHKIRSKLFKIKGVEQVRMDFPKNLVTVIGTMDAKCLPEKLRKKLKRPVEVVPAGKDKDKDGKQQQQGEGGNKDGGKQQGDCKDGKQSKEAAEKAMAAELALWKTAYYDSQALQATQFLLSDENPNACAVM, from the exons ATGACCGTCGTCGGCCGCTTCGACGCCAAGAAGCTGCGGGACCGCGTCGCCAACAAGACAAGGAAGAAGGTCGACCTCgtcggcaacaacaacaacaccaacaagggcggcggcggcgaccagaaGGAGAAGGGCAACGACGGCGACGGCAAGCCGGAGAAGAAGGACGACGAGGGGAAGGAGCTCGACAAGGAGGGCAAGGACCAGGACGACAAGTGCGGCGGCAATGCGGGCAAGGGGAAGGGCGGCGGCAAGGACAACAAGAAGCCAGCCGTG CCGGTGATCGTGACGGTGGTGCTCAAGATCGGATCCGTCGGCCTGCACTGCGACGGCTGCATGCACAAGATCCGCAGCAAGCTGTTCAAGATCAAAG GGGTGGAGCAGGTGCGCATGGATTTTCCTAAGAACCTGGTGACGGTGATCGGCACGATGGACGCCAAGTGCCTGCCGGAGAAGCTCCGCAAGAAGCTGAAGCGGCCCGTGGAGGTGGTGCCGGCCGGCAAAGACAAGGACAAGGAtgggaagcagcagcagcagggggaGGGCGGCAACAAGGACGGCGGCAAGCAGCAGGGCGACTGCAAGGACGGGAAGCAATCcaaggaggcggcggagaaggccaTGGCGGCGGAGCTGGCGCTGTGGAAGACGGCCTACTACGACAGCCAGGCGCTGCAGGCCACCCAGTTCCTCCTCAGCGACGAGAACCCCAACGCCTGCGCCGTCATGTGA